A single genomic interval of Candidatus Krumholzibacteriia bacterium harbors:
- a CDS encoding tetratricopeptide repeat protein: protein MREPALVLVLVVGLVGPPSAAAMDPPPSMEAGRVAYEAGDFGAAVEHYRDALAAGADHPIVHYNLGNALFKSGELGEAIASYVRAQRRAPRDDRIRANLRVARAQIRDRELADESLPAVFVPVRWLYDRFSLNEWWILTLVVFGLIVLVSVAGQWERLDPPWVRRLVLGLTVVAGVSATMGVVRYRTEVARTGAVVVEQEVEVRSGPGSDYSLAFRVHEGLQVEVSERRPDWVRIDLGGELVGWVPTRSLEVL, encoded by the coding sequence ATGCGTGAGCCGGCCCTGGTCCTGGTGCTGGTCGTGGGGTTGGTGGGTCCGCCGTCCGCAGCCGCCATGGATCCGCCGCCGAGCATGGAGGCCGGGCGGGTCGCGTACGAGGCCGGTGATTTCGGAGCGGCCGTCGAGCACTACCGCGACGCTCTCGCCGCGGGCGCCGACCATCCGATCGTGCACTACAATCTCGGCAACGCCCTCTTCAAGTCGGGAGAGCTGGGCGAGGCGATCGCCAGCTACGTGCGGGCCCAGCGGCGGGCTCCACGCGACGATCGCATCCGCGCCAACCTCCGCGTGGCGCGCGCCCAGATCCGCGACCGTGAACTCGCCGACGAGAGCCTTCCGGCGGTCTTCGTCCCCGTACGATGGCTCTACGACCGGTTCTCGCTGAACGAGTGGTGGATCCTGACGCTCGTCGTCTTCGGGCTGATCGTGCTCGTGTCCGTCGCCGGTCAGTGGGAGCGCCTGGATCCACCGTGGGTGCGGCGGCTCGTCCTCGGACTGACGGTCGTGGCCGGAGTCTCGGCCACCATGGGCGTCGTGCGGTACCGGACCGAGGTCGCGCGGACCGGGGCCGTGGTCGTGGAGCAGGAGGTCGAGGTGCGCAGTGGGCCCGGTTCCGACTACAGTCTCGCCTTCCGGGTCCACGAGGGCCTGCAGGTCGAGGTCTCGGAACGGCGTCCCGACTGGGTCCGCATCGATCTCGGGGGCGAACTCGTCGGCTGGGTTCCGACGCGATCGCTCGAAGTGTTGTGA
- the mutM gene encoding bifunctional DNA-formamidopyrimidine glycosylase/DNA-(apurinic or apyrimidinic site) lyase, translated as MPELPEVENVARELRPALCGRRLLALDCHFPGVLIAGGGVEIDPWRPRRVVAVHRRGKLLLLDLEGDLGMSVHLRMTGRLSLEDPSTPRRPHTHVTAAVDDGRELRFVDPRRFGRVEVATRQHRAGTPFLRSLGPEPQDLDADALAARLAARRGPVKSVLLDQRLVAGLGNIYVDEILHRAGLHPRLEADRLLAPEIVGLVEAMRAVLDEAIESGGSTIRDYRSPDGRAGEFTARHRVFGRAGEPCLVCGTPVRKVRLSGRGTHFCPQCQPRRRRRPRRRTARRPRGGTP; from the coding sequence ATGCCCGAACTCCCCGAAGTCGAGAACGTCGCGCGTGAACTGCGCCCCGCCCTGTGCGGCCGGCGTCTGCTCGCCCTCGACTGCCACTTCCCCGGCGTGTTGATCGCCGGCGGTGGGGTCGAGATCGACCCGTGGCGTCCGCGCCGTGTCGTCGCCGTGCACCGCCGGGGCAAGCTGTTGTTGCTCGATCTCGAGGGGGACCTGGGGATGAGTGTCCATCTGCGGATGACCGGAAGGCTCTCGCTGGAGGATCCGTCGACACCCCGGCGCCCGCACACGCACGTCACCGCGGCCGTCGACGACGGGCGCGAACTGCGCTTCGTCGACCCCCGGCGGTTCGGAAGGGTCGAGGTGGCCACGCGGCAGCACCGGGCGGGCACACCGTTCCTGCGATCCCTGGGTCCCGAGCCGCAGGATCTCGACGCCGACGCGTTGGCGGCGCGTCTGGCCGCGCGACGGGGGCCGGTGAAGTCGGTCCTGCTCGACCAGCGGCTCGTGGCGGGTCTCGGGAACATCTACGTGGACGAGATCCTCCACCGTGCGGGCCTGCACCCGCGGCTCGAGGCCGATCGCCTGCTCGCGCCCGAGATCGTCGGCCTGGTCGAGGCCATGCGCGCCGTCCTCGACGAGGCGATCGAGAGTGGGGGAAGCACGATTCGTGACTATCGTAGTCCGGATGGCCGCGCCGGGGAGTTCACGGCGCGGCATCGCGTGTTCGGGCGTGCCGGCGAGCCCTGCCTCGTCTGCGGCACCCCCGTGCGCAAGGTCCGTCTGTCCGGACGGGGCACCCACTTCTGTCCGCAGTGTCAGCCTCGCCGCCGCCGTCGGCCCCGGCGGCGCACGGCTCGTCGTCCGAGGGGAGGAACACCGTGA
- a CDS encoding glycosyltransferase family 39 protein yields the protein MSSDTHDRSTEGAALGGRTVPFWLPAMIAGTAAALLRLLYVFDFRDSIAFALPIMDEAIHDMWARGQSTMFHEGVPYFRAPLYMWFLDAIYALDPGYLLPRIAQALLSALTVSFVADLGRRLAGPVAGLAGGLLLAVYWPSIYFAGELLIVTFFVALLVASLWCFVVGTSADRPWLVWAAAALLGVASIARPTALTFLPALPLLAWWAWPRLEAPRLNAQRGRHLAAMLALVLLPGLVLTVRNQVVGDDWVFIASQGGVNFYIGNNPESDGQRAVVPGTRGTWLGGYEDTIARAEDARGRELKPSEVSRYYYEQGLRYWIDEPVDALQLYGLKLRKLLGASERPNNKNLHFWRAQSDILRWPIYPGFAPILALGLVGIVLCRRRVEATPLWAFLALYAVGLLLFFLNERFRLPVATILAVFAGITVAHLIALARSRQWRVGAMVLATVLVIWGTSSADRIGFHNDRVDVDAFSRSTLGNMYLRKGEYRAALSEYQTALDISRRYPLEHFEEVERMVRKNMVRALFGLGEYAAADQHLDRLESERARDPELWVLRGRQQLWRHRFDHAFREFERALEAGHVTPESLLGLAWCQFEGGGYTAAQRTFQQVLELDRGNAEAMAGLANVELNGRRNVERAKRMAIDALERDWDTPRAHHVLGQVYLREQNTPRVIYHYREVMRLDPNNHDVSIMLNRMGLDHEHPSGTDRPTDF from the coding sequence GTGAGTTCCGACACGCACGACCGATCCACGGAGGGCGCGGCCCTCGGAGGGCGCACCGTCCCGTTCTGGCTACCGGCGATGATCGCGGGGACGGCGGCCGCGCTCCTGCGGCTGCTCTACGTGTTCGACTTCCGCGACAGCATCGCCTTCGCGTTGCCGATCATGGACGAGGCGATCCACGACATGTGGGCGCGCGGCCAGTCCACGATGTTCCACGAGGGTGTGCCCTACTTCCGGGCCCCGCTGTACATGTGGTTCCTCGACGCGATCTACGCCCTGGATCCGGGTTACCTGTTGCCCCGGATCGCGCAGGCGCTGTTGAGCGCGCTCACCGTGTCGTTCGTGGCCGACCTCGGCCGTCGGCTGGCGGGTCCGGTGGCCGGACTCGCCGGGGGATTGCTGCTCGCGGTGTACTGGCCGTCGATCTACTTCGCGGGCGAGTTGTTGATCGTCACCTTCTTCGTGGCGCTCCTCGTGGCCTCGCTGTGGTGCTTCGTGGTCGGGACGTCGGCGGATCGGCCGTGGCTGGTGTGGGCAGCGGCGGCGCTCCTGGGTGTCGCCTCGATCGCACGGCCTACGGCGCTGACCTTCCTTCCCGCCCTGCCGCTGCTGGCCTGGTGGGCCTGGCCCCGTCTCGAAGCACCCCGTCTGAACGCGCAGCGCGGCCGTCACCTCGCGGCGATGCTCGCGTTGGTCCTCCTGCCCGGGCTCGTGCTCACGGTGCGCAACCAGGTCGTGGGTGACGACTGGGTGTTCATCGCCAGCCAGGGTGGTGTCAACTTCTACATCGGGAACAACCCGGAGAGCGACGGGCAGCGGGCGGTGGTGCCCGGGACGCGCGGGACATGGCTCGGTGGCTACGAGGACACGATCGCGCGGGCCGAGGATGCACGTGGACGCGAGCTGAAGCCGAGCGAGGTCAGCCGCTACTACTACGAACAGGGGCTGCGCTACTGGATCGACGAGCCCGTCGACGCGTTGCAGCTCTACGGCCTGAAGCTGCGCAAGCTCCTGGGTGCATCGGAACGGCCCAACAACAAGAACCTGCACTTCTGGCGGGCGCAGAGCGACATCCTGCGTTGGCCGATCTACCCCGGTTTCGCCCCGATCCTGGCGCTGGGACTGGTCGGGATCGTTCTCTGTCGCCGCCGCGTCGAGGCGACCCCGCTCTGGGCCTTCCTCGCCCTGTACGCCGTCGGTCTGCTGCTCTTCTTCCTCAACGAGCGCTTCCGCCTGCCGGTGGCCACGATCCTCGCCGTCTTCGCCGGGATCACGGTGGCGCATCTCATAGCCCTCGCCCGGTCGCGGCAATGGCGGGTCGGCGCGATGGTGCTGGCCACGGTGCTGGTGATCTGGGGAACGAGCTCGGCCGACCGGATCGGCTTCCACAACGATCGTGTCGACGTCGACGCCTTCAGCCGGTCGACCCTGGGGAACATGTACCTGCGCAAGGGCGAGTACCGCGCGGCGCTGTCGGAGTACCAGACCGCGTTGGACATCTCCCGGCGGTATCCCCTGGAGCACTTCGAGGAGGTCGAGCGCATGGTTCGCAAGAACATGGTGCGTGCCCTCTTCGGGCTGGGCGAGTACGCCGCCGCCGACCAGCACCTCGACCGTCTGGAGTCGGAACGGGCCCGGGATCCCGAACTGTGGGTGCTCCGGGGTCGCCAGCAATTGTGGCGGCATCGCTTCGACCACGCGTTCCGGGAGTTCGAGCGGGCACTCGAAGCCGGCCACGTCACTCCCGAGTCCCTGCTCGGCCTGGCGTGGTGTCAGTTCGAGGGAGGCGGCTACACGGCGGCGCAGCGGACCTTCCAGCAGGTCCTCGAACTGGACCGCGGCAACGCCGAGGCGATGGCCGGACTGGCCAACGTCGAGTTGAACGGTCGCCGGAACGTCGAGCGGGCCAAGCGCATGGCGATCGACGCCCTCGAGCGTGACTGGGACACCCCCCGTGCCCACCATGTGCTCGGCCAGGTCTATCTGCGCGAACAGAACACGCCGCGGGTGATCTACCACTACCGCGAGGTGATGCGGCTCGATCCGAACAATCATGACGTGTCGATCATGCTCAACCGCATGGGCCTCGACCACGAGCACCCCTCGGGGACGGATCGCCCCACCGACTTCTGA
- the uvrA gene encoding excinuclease ABC subunit UvrA, whose translation MHREIRVKGARQHNLKNIDLSIPRDRLVVFTGVSGSGKSSLAFDTLYAEGQRRYVESLSSYARQFLGQLEKPQVDHVDGLSPAISIDQKAPSRNPRSTVGTVTEIMDYLRVLYARLGVQHCHVCGREVGSQSPQQMAERLQELPEGTRLLLFAPMVRGRKGEYRDLITRLKSEGFVRLRIDGALYELDAQDAPRLSKTMSHDVEALVDRVVVGRAKRSRLVDSIETALRLSGGNLLAETTEGEQILLGEDRACVHCGISFEELAPQHFSFNSPRGACPRCNGLGTLLTADPERLITDPDLSINEGAVAFMGALAEKETLGWWTQKFLQIADHYGIDLDRPWRRLPKKHREVLLYGDSQRIRYRYEGQNFKGDFEGEVVGVANEVERLVRQTRSERRRRYYAKFLHEGWCPSCEGSKLRPESLAVRMGGLDLAELGALSIREACAFFENIDLPAHQRTMAQDALREVRDRLGFLLDVGLDYLTLDRSAPSLSGGESQRIRLASQIGSALVGVLYILDEPSIGLHQRDNGRLLRTLESLRDMGNTVVVVEHDEETIEAADHVVDFGPGAGIKGGEIVFQGTVARLRRASKRSLTGAYLSGDLDVVESRERRSPPRKWLGVKGARHHNLKKVDARFPLGLFTCVTGVSGSGKSSLVNETLYPALARDLHGAMPKIGAHSRITGLSNVDKVIDINQDPIGRTPRSNPATYVKVFDLIRQIFAQLPLARARGYSPGRFSFNVKGGRCEACEGHGQKKIEMHFLSDVWVTCEVCKGRRFNEETREVRYRGKSITDVLEMDVQEALEFFGNHPRIRAILQTLHDVGLDYLKLGQPATTLSGGEAQRIKLSRELARRATGRTVYILDEPTTGLHFHDVKRLLEVLHRLVDGGNTVIVIEHNLDVVRSADWIVDLGPEGGEGGGFVVAAGTPEEVAAVDASHTGRYLRPLLRSGRSRVRRATTRSRRARRATG comes from the coding sequence ATGCACCGTGAGATCCGTGTGAAAGGCGCACGGCAACACAACCTGAAGAACATCGACCTGTCGATTCCACGGGATCGGCTCGTGGTGTTCACCGGGGTGTCGGGCAGCGGCAAGTCGTCGCTGGCCTTCGACACCCTGTACGCCGAGGGCCAGCGACGGTACGTCGAGTCGTTGTCGAGTTACGCCCGACAGTTCCTCGGACAACTCGAGAAGCCGCAGGTCGATCATGTCGACGGACTGTCGCCGGCGATCTCCATCGACCAGAAGGCGCCGTCGCGGAATCCGCGTTCGACCGTCGGGACCGTGACCGAGATCATGGACTATCTGCGCGTGCTCTACGCACGGTTGGGCGTGCAGCACTGCCACGTCTGTGGTCGCGAGGTCGGAAGCCAGTCCCCGCAGCAGATGGCCGAGCGCCTGCAGGAGCTGCCCGAGGGGACCAGGCTGCTCCTGTTCGCGCCCATGGTCCGCGGCCGCAAGGGCGAGTACCGCGACCTGATCACCCGGCTCAAGAGCGAGGGCTTCGTGCGGCTCCGGATCGACGGCGCTCTCTACGAGCTCGACGCGCAGGACGCACCGCGCCTGAGCAAGACCATGAGCCACGACGTCGAGGCCCTGGTCGACCGGGTCGTCGTGGGCCGCGCCAAACGCAGCCGCCTGGTCGACTCGATCGAGACGGCGCTGCGTCTGAGCGGAGGCAACCTCCTGGCCGAGACCACGGAGGGCGAGCAGATCCTGCTCGGGGAGGATCGCGCCTGCGTCCACTGCGGAATCAGTTTCGAGGAACTCGCTCCCCAGCACTTCTCGTTCAACTCGCCCCGCGGCGCGTGCCCCCGGTGCAACGGGCTGGGCACCCTGCTCACGGCCGATCCCGAACGACTGATCACCGATCCCGATCTCTCGATCAACGAGGGGGCCGTCGCGTTCATGGGCGCGCTGGCCGAGAAGGAGACCCTGGGGTGGTGGACACAGAAGTTCCTGCAGATCGCCGACCACTACGGAATCGACCTCGACCGTCCCTGGCGGAGGCTGCCGAAGAAGCACCGCGAGGTACTCCTGTACGGCGACTCGCAGCGGATCCGCTATCGCTACGAGGGACAGAACTTCAAGGGGGACTTCGAGGGTGAGGTCGTGGGCGTGGCCAACGAGGTCGAGCGCCTGGTCCGCCAGACCCGCAGCGAGCGCCGGCGGCGCTACTACGCGAAGTTCCTGCACGAAGGATGGTGTCCGAGTTGCGAGGGGTCGAAGCTACGGCCCGAGAGCCTGGCCGTGCGCATGGGTGGACTGGACCTGGCCGAACTCGGAGCGCTGTCCATCCGTGAGGCGTGTGCTTTCTTCGAGAACATCGACCTGCCGGCGCACCAGCGCACCATGGCGCAGGACGCGTTGCGTGAGGTGCGCGACCGTCTGGGGTTCCTTCTGGACGTCGGCCTCGACTACCTGACCCTCGACCGCTCGGCGCCCAGCCTCAGCGGTGGCGAGAGTCAGCGCATCCGTCTGGCCAGTCAGATCGGGAGCGCTCTGGTCGGCGTGCTCTACATCCTCGACGAGCCCTCGATCGGCCTGCACCAGCGTGACAACGGTCGCTTGTTGCGCACGCTCGAGTCCCTGCGCGACATGGGGAACACGGTCGTCGTGGTCGAGCACGACGAGGAGACGATCGAGGCCGCCGACCACGTCGTCGACTTCGGTCCGGGGGCGGGGATCAAGGGCGGGGAGATCGTGTTCCAGGGAACCGTGGCCCGTCTCCGCCGCGCCTCGAAGCGGAGCCTCACCGGCGCCTATCTGTCGGGGGACCTCGACGTGGTCGAGTCGCGGGAGCGCCGGTCGCCGCCGCGGAAGTGGCTCGGAGTCAAGGGCGCGCGTCATCACAACCTGAAGAAGGTCGACGCGCGCTTCCCGCTGGGACTGTTCACGTGTGTGACGGGGGTGTCCGGCTCCGGCAAGAGCAGCCTGGTGAACGAGACCCTCTACCCCGCTCTCGCCCGCGACCTGCACGGTGCCATGCCGAAGATCGGCGCGCACTCGCGGATCACCGGACTGTCGAACGTCGACAAGGTCATCGACATCAACCAGGACCCGATCGGACGCACGCCGCGGAGCAATCCGGCGACCTACGTGAAGGTCTTCGATCTGATCCGTCAGATCTTCGCCCAGCTCCCCCTGGCCCGGGCGCGCGGGTACTCGCCCGGACGGTTCAGCTTCAACGTGAAGGGTGGGCGTTGCGAGGCCTGCGAGGGCCACGGGCAGAAGAAGATCGAAATGCACTTCCTGAGCGACGTCTGGGTCACCTGCGAGGTGTGCAAGGGGCGCCGGTTCAACGAGGAGACCCGCGAGGTCCGCTACCGGGGCAAGAGCATCACCGATGTCCTCGAGATGGACGTTCAGGAGGCCCTGGAGTTCTTCGGCAACCATCCGCGGATCCGGGCGATCCTGCAGACCCTGCACGACGTCGGCCTGGATTACCTGAAACTCGGTCAACCGGCGACCACGTTGAGCGGGGGCGAGGCGCAGCGGATCAAGCTGAGCCGCGAACTCGCCCGCCGCGCCACGGGGCGGACCGTGTACATCCTCGACGAGCCGACCACGGGTCTGCATTTCCACGACGTCAAGCGCCTGCTGGAGGTGCTGCACCGGCTCGTCGACGGTGGCAACACGGTGATCGTGATCGAGCACAACCTCGACGTGGTCCGCAGCGCCGATTGGATCGTCGATCTCGGCCCCGAGGGTGGTGAGGGGGGTGGCTTCGTGGTCGCCGCCGGAACGCCCGAGGAGGTCGCCGCGGTGGACGCGAGTCACACCGGTCGATACCTTCGGCCGCTGCTGCGCTCCGGACGCAGCCGGGTCCGCCGGGCGACGACGCGCTCGCGCCGTGCGCGCCGCGCGACGGGTTGA
- a CDS encoding histone deacetylase codes for MAAVHYVHESLSAIDLGDHVFPTEKYEILARLVREELGVDPVRIHPWDDVVPEDLERVHTPRYVEDLRLARRTWATVKSELPVDRNVIAGFAQMVGGSIATVRLAAEHGVAMHLGGGFHHAFPDHAEGFCYLHDMAIAVERQRAETGLGRVLFVDVDVHQGNGTAVVYADDRETFTYSIHQTNNYPLKQRSDFDHGLDDGVGDEEYLGLLARDLEILDERFAEPELVCIVAGVDPHADDALGGLGLTAEGLARRDRMVLGRYVGRGTPVAVFLAGGYAPSAETTARLHLQTVQAVEEAAGPPSV; via the coding sequence ATGGCCGCCGTCCACTACGTGCACGAATCGCTGTCGGCGATCGACCTGGGCGACCACGTCTTCCCCACGGAGAAGTACGAGATCCTGGCGCGCCTCGTGCGCGAGGAGTTGGGTGTGGATCCGGTCCGGATCCATCCCTGGGACGACGTGGTTCCCGAGGACCTCGAGCGGGTGCACACCCCTCGCTACGTCGAGGACCTGCGGCTCGCCCGCCGGACCTGGGCCACGGTGAAGAGCGAGCTCCCGGTCGACCGTAACGTGATCGCCGGTTTCGCGCAGATGGTCGGCGGGAGCATCGCCACGGTGCGTCTGGCCGCCGAGCATGGTGTCGCCATGCACCTGGGGGGCGGATTCCACCACGCCTTCCCCGACCACGCCGAGGGATTCTGCTACCTGCACGACATGGCGATCGCGGTGGAGCGGCAGCGCGCCGAGACGGGACTCGGGCGTGTGTTGTTCGTCGACGTCGACGTGCACCAGGGCAACGGAACGGCCGTCGTGTACGCCGACGACCGGGAGACCTTCACCTACTCCATCCACCAGACGAACAACTACCCGCTGAAGCAGCGGAGCGACTTCGACCACGGACTCGACGACGGCGTGGGGGACGAGGAGTACCTGGGACTCCTCGCACGCGACCTCGAGATCCTGGACGAACGCTTCGCCGAACCCGAACTGGTGTGCATCGTGGCCGGCGTCGATCCCCACGCCGACGACGCACTGGGTGGACTCGGGCTGACCGCCGAAGGTCTCGCGCGGCGCGATCGCATGGTGCTCGGGAGGTACGTGGGCCGGGGGACTCCGGTCGCCGTGTTCCTGGCCGGAGGCTACGCGCCTTCGGCCGAGACGACCGCGCGACTGCACCTGCAGACCGTGCAGGCGGTGGAAGAGGCGGCCGGACCTCCGTCGGTCTAG
- the queD gene encoding 6-carboxytetrahydropterin synthase QueD translates to MHVRLVKTFHFEAAHRLPRVPEGHKCARLHGHSFRVDVEVEGPIDVSKGWLIDYADIKEAFAPLHERLDHHYLNEIEGLENPTSEILAAWIWERLQPRLEGLARVVVHETCTARCAYEGRRD, encoded by the coding sequence ATGCACGTCCGTCTGGTGAAGACCTTCCACTTCGAAGCGGCCCACCGCCTCCCGCGGGTTCCCGAGGGCCACAAGTGCGCCCGGCTGCACGGGCACAGCTTTCGCGTGGACGTCGAGGTCGAGGGACCGATCGACGTGTCGAAGGGCTGGCTGATCGACTACGCCGACATCAAGGAAGCCTTCGCCCCCCTGCACGAGCGACTCGACCATCACTACCTGAACGAGATCGAGGGGCTCGAGAACCCCACCAGCGAGATCCTGGCCGCGTGGATCTGGGAGCGGTTGCAGCCGCGTCTGGAGGGATTGGCGCGGGTGGTCGTCCACGAGACCTGCACGGCCCGCTGCGCCTACGAGGGTCGACGCGACTAG
- a CDS encoding HDOD domain-containing protein: MREALASLRDVLETLAAAQKEGEQALEAATQHLADEQRAREAAEERARSARSSAAVRPAPWESREPASKGSIGSPATNEPRGSGGTTGAEARRVYAGLQRHAQTVDRIESAEGLQEFLWEFARSRGVRGMRLQERGRSLFAEDAFGFANFEGARSGRLRKVVVPFDPDALFGATAQDRAVYSGPRPHRGLPVDLVLVMGKKAPPWCVVVPLPYRNRWGTFLYFDVVDGDIERLLEIEMIARLAVLQSRAARVRPHEPAERVRAFRVATLRERKRRRAEKGKAASTEAERTSPESDGDEFDPLSRKRSRKGPDLRDPVGEDRFDDDGNLVHPLDGNEILARIGDLPAMPHVAARLITLLNDPQTEITQLQELVSTDQSIAVRLMQIANSSLYGSLREVGTIGEAIMRLGFTAIRSWLLATVTRQVFVGEDAREHTMVLWRQSVLGALGAELIAARSRAMDSETAFVGGLMQNIGLLVLARSHAEIFEEIDLRSRAAEQGYVDLERRLLGFDHADVGGILLQRWGLAPELVSAVSAHHRLSSVTGEDRTFAAVIALAEDLALRLGGGPTETRDDPLADTEAARILGMDEEAIAAVSEEVAERALDRELFSV; encoded by the coding sequence GTGCGGGAGGCGCTCGCGTCGCTGCGGGACGTCCTCGAGACCCTGGCGGCTGCGCAGAAGGAGGGCGAGCAGGCTCTCGAGGCGGCGACGCAGCACCTGGCCGACGAGCAGCGTGCGCGTGAGGCCGCCGAGGAGCGCGCCCGCTCGGCCCGATCGAGCGCGGCGGTGCGCCCGGCTCCGTGGGAGTCGAGGGAACCGGCGTCGAAGGGGTCCATCGGATCGCCCGCGACGAACGAGCCCCGGGGGAGTGGTGGAACCACGGGGGCCGAGGCGCGTCGCGTCTACGCCGGACTCCAGCGTCACGCCCAGACCGTCGATCGTATCGAGAGTGCCGAGGGCCTGCAGGAGTTCCTGTGGGAATTCGCCCGTTCGCGTGGCGTGCGGGGCATGCGGTTGCAGGAGCGGGGGCGATCGCTGTTCGCCGAGGACGCCTTCGGCTTCGCGAACTTCGAAGGGGCCCGCAGCGGCCGGCTTCGCAAGGTGGTCGTTCCCTTCGATCCCGACGCGCTGTTCGGTGCCACGGCCCAGGACCGCGCCGTCTACTCGGGTCCGCGGCCCCACCGCGGGCTGCCCGTCGACCTCGTTCTGGTCATGGGCAAGAAGGCGCCCCCCTGGTGCGTGGTGGTTCCACTGCCGTACCGCAATCGGTGGGGCACCTTCCTCTACTTCGACGTCGTCGACGGCGACATCGAGAGGCTCCTCGAGATCGAGATGATCGCGCGGCTCGCCGTGTTGCAGTCGAGGGCGGCACGGGTGCGTCCGCACGAGCCCGCCGAACGCGTGCGGGCGTTCCGGGTGGCCACGCTGCGCGAGCGCAAACGCCGCCGCGCAGAGAAGGGGAAGGCGGCGAGTACGGAGGCCGAGCGAACGTCACCCGAGAGCGACGGCGACGAATTCGATCCGTTGTCGCGGAAGCGATCCCGGAAGGGACCGGATCTCCGTGACCCGGTGGGCGAGGACCGCTTCGACGACGACGGCAATCTCGTGCATCCGCTCGACGGCAACGAGATCCTCGCCCGCATCGGGGATCTGCCTGCGATGCCCCACGTGGCGGCACGGCTCATCACGCTGCTGAACGATCCCCAGACCGAGATCACCCAGCTGCAGGAACTCGTTTCGACCGACCAGTCCATCGCCGTACGGCTGATGCAGATCGCCAACAGTTCGCTGTACGGGAGCCTGCGCGAGGTGGGCACGATCGGTGAGGCGATCATGCGCCTGGGTTTCACCGCCATCCGCTCGTGGCTGCTGGCCACGGTCACGCGGCAGGTCTTCGTCGGGGAGGATGCCCGCGAGCACACCATGGTGCTGTGGCGACAGTCGGTGCTCGGTGCCCTGGGTGCCGAGTTGATCGCCGCGCGCAGCCGCGCCATGGACTCCGAGACGGCCTTCGTCGGCGGTCTCATGCAGAACATCGGTCTGCTCGTGCTCGCCCGCAGCCACGCCGAGATCTTCGAGGAGATCGACCTCCGCAGTCGCGCTGCCGAGCAGGGCTACGTGGATCTCGAACGACGTCTGCTCGGCTTCGACCACGCCGACGTGGGTGGAATCCTGTTGCAACGCTGGGGACTCGCGCCGGAACTGGTGAGCGCCGTGTCGGCCCACCATCGACTGTCGAGCGTCACGGGTGAGGACAGGACCTTCGCCGCCGTCATCGCGCTGGCCGAGGATCTCGCTCTCCGTCTCGGCGGCGGCCCGACCGAGACGCGGGACGATCCCCTCGCCGATACCGAGGCGGCTCGCATCCTCGGGATGGACGAGGAGGCCATCGCGGCCGTCTCCGAGGAAGTGGCCGAGCGCGCCCTCGACCGCGAACTGTTCTCGGTCTGA